In the genome of Nocardioides marmoribigeumensis, one region contains:
- a CDS encoding SDR family NAD(P)-dependent oxidoreductase — protein sequence MRGLQDRGIVVTGAAGGIGAAVVERLVTEGAKVVAVDLVAPELDGVVAARAVDVTDEDSVAAAFAEVGELMGGIDGLVAAAGIQASGPTHELELDTFRKVLDVSVIGTFLCVKHAVPAMLERGDGRIVTFGSTAAVCAAPELTSYASAKGAVLQLTRSVAVEYAARGIRANCLCPGGTMTPMMRAIDERRTGPDHFRERHPIGRYAEPAEIASAAAFLLSDDSSFVVGAALMVDGGYSCA from the coding sequence ATGCGCGGGCTGCAGGACAGAGGCATCGTGGTGACCGGGGCCGCCGGCGGCATCGGCGCGGCCGTGGTCGAGCGGCTCGTGACCGAAGGTGCCAAGGTCGTCGCGGTCGACCTCGTCGCACCGGAGCTGGACGGCGTGGTCGCCGCGCGCGCGGTCGACGTGACCGACGAGGACTCGGTCGCCGCCGCGTTCGCCGAGGTCGGTGAGCTCATGGGCGGGATCGACGGCCTCGTGGCCGCGGCCGGCATCCAGGCCTCGGGGCCGACCCACGAGCTCGAGCTGGACACCTTCCGCAAGGTCCTCGACGTCTCGGTCATCGGCACGTTCCTGTGCGTCAAGCACGCGGTCCCCGCGATGCTGGAGCGAGGCGACGGGCGGATCGTGACGTTCGGCTCGACGGCGGCGGTCTGCGCCGCGCCGGAGCTGACCTCCTACGCCTCCGCCAAGGGCGCCGTGCTCCAGCTGACCAGGTCGGTGGCGGTGGAGTACGCCGCCCGCGGCATCCGTGCGAACTGCCTGTGCCCGGGCGGGACGATGACACCGATGATGCGCGCGATCGACGAGCGCCGCACCGGGCCCGACCACTTCCGCGAGCGCCACCCCATCGGGCGCTACGCCGAGCCGGCCGAGATCGCCTCGGCTGCTGCGTTCCTGCTGTCGGACGACTCCTCGTTCGTCGTCGGCGCCGCCCTCATGGTCGATGGCGGCTACTCCTGCGCGTGA